A single genomic interval of Melanotaenia boesemani isolate fMelBoe1 chromosome 4, fMelBoe1.pri, whole genome shotgun sequence harbors:
- the ints12 gene encoding integrator complex subunit 12, which yields MAGPVSLELDPIFLKGLSYLHSKSKDSAEKLKALLDESLARGSDSSYRSLQKDVEVSKGSVSKLSLIKQDSKSSSSSSSSSSSGSSKSSSEKSKKEGEKRPPEKVRVELSELDPPKKPRLEKQENRSSPITVQTSKDLLPNIHDYDETNADDFAMEMGLACVVCRQMTVTMGNQLVECQECHNLYHQDCHKPQVTDKEVNDPRLVWYCARCTRQMKRMAQKPPQKPSPASASSAPVVKDTLVKKTELKLKTDTASTFQAFKRTELKTPTTLANPTSNTTSSSGSGLTGWAAFGAKTNPSLPTSSKLASSGTSGSSKTLTAPSGQKPIGLSGLAGAKSGLGGAKIAGNNNGNGSSQVTLKPPPPLTLGKQPLNRSSSGDSQGKSTASSGAGSPSSTQASTGGNGGNNGGGNGNNGNGSKAAPGDKAPTSQESQLNAMKRLQLVKKKAAQKKLKK from the exons ATGGCTGGACCTGTCAGTTTGGAGTTGGATCCCATCTTCCTAAAGGGGCTTAGTTACTTACACTCCAAGAGTAAAGATTCAGCTGAAAAACTCAAAGCCCTGCTTGATGAGTCCCTTGCAAGAGGAAGCGACTCATCCTACCGCTCTTTACAAAAA GATGTGGAGGTGTCAAAGGGGTCTGTGTCAAAGTTGAGCTTAATTAAACAAGACTCGAAGTCCTCAAGTTCCTCAtcttccagcagcagcagtggaagTAGCAAATCCAGCTCAGAGAAGAGCAAGAAAGAAGGAGAGAAGAGGCCACCTGAGAAG GTCAGGGTAGAGTTAAGTGAATTGGACCCCCCGAAGAAGCCTCGCTTGGAGAAGCAGGAGAATCGCTCTTCTCCGATAACTGTTCAGACGAGCAAAGATCTCCTGCCAAACATACATGACTACGATGAGACTAACGCGGATGACTTTGCCATGGAAATGGGTCTGGCTTGCGTGGTTTGCAG ACAAATGACTGTAACCATGGGAAACCAGTTGGTGGAGTGCCAGGAGTGTCACAACTTGTACCACCAGGACTGTCATAAGCCCCAGGTGACAGACAAAGAAGTAAATGACCCACGGCTTGTGTGGTATTGTGCCCGTTGCACCAGGCAAATGAAGCGAATG GCCCAGAAACCTCCACAAAAGCCATCCCCTGCATCGGCATCATCGGCGCCTGTTGTAAAAGATACACTAGTGAAAAAGACGGAGCTAAAGCTTAAAACGGACACAGCCAGCACCTTCCAAGCCTTCAAAAGAACAGAACTGAAG ACACCTACCACATTAGCCAATCCCACCAGCaacaccacctcctcctcaggCAGCGGTCTTACAGGCTGGGCTGCATTTGGCGCCAAAACAAACCCGTCTCTTCCCACTAGCTCCAAACTGGCTTCCTCTGGCACGAGTGGGAGTAGTAAGACCTTAACAGCTCCCTCTGGTCAGAAACCCATCGGGTTATCAGGGCTAGCTGGGGCCAAATCAGGACTCGGAGGTGCAAAGATTGCTGGAAATAACAATGGAAATGGCTCCAGCCAAGTAACTCTGAAACCTCCTCCACCTTTGACTCTGGGTAAGCAGCCACTCAACCGCTCATCGAGTGGGGACAGCCAGGGGAAAAGCACTGCTTCATCAGGAGCTGGCTCTCCAAGTAGCACCCAGGCGAGTACTGGAGGAAACGGAGGAAATAACGGAGGAGGTAATGGGAACAATGGGAATGGATCAAAGGCTGCACCAGGGGACAAAGCACCAACCTCTCAAGAGTCGCAGCTTAACGCCATGAAACGGTTACAGCTTGTCAAGAAGAAAGCAGCACAGAAGAAGCTAAAGAAATGA